In one window of Rathayibacter caricis DSM 15933 DNA:
- the pgm gene encoding phosphoglucomutase (alpha-D-glucose-1,6-bisphosphate-dependent) translates to MTDRAGKPAQASDLIDVEALVRAYYDNKPDVSDPLQKVVFGTSGHRGSSFDTAFNEDHIAAVTQAIVEYRTEQGITGPLFIGADTHGLSRPALTTALEVLVANQVRVLVDEFDDFVPTPALSHAILRWNNDPAHTDEADGIVVTPSHNPPRDGGFKYNPPHGGPADSDATTWIADRANELIADGNRGVKSAEPSAVETYDFRTHYVADLKNIIDIDAIKKAGVRIGADPLGGASVHYWQLIAEMYELDLTVVNGEVDPAWGFMTLDWDGKIRMDPSSPSAMASVVARSGDYDVLTGNDADADRHGIVTPDGGLMNPNHYLAVAIQYLYTHRSGWREDAAIGKTLVSSSIIDRVAESLGRRLWEVPVGFKWFVPGLVDGSVGFGGEESAGASFLRFDGTVWTTDKDGILLALLASEIIAVTGKSPSALYRELTERFGDPVYERVDAVATKAQKAALGKLDGDAISATTLAGEEIVAKLSKAPGNGAGVGGVKVVTENAWFAARPSGTEDVYKIYAESFRGLDHLHEVQAEARTIVDAALDS, encoded by the coding sequence ATGACCGATCGCGCAGGGAAGCCGGCACAGGCCTCCGATCTCATCGACGTCGAAGCCCTCGTGAGGGCCTACTACGACAACAAGCCGGACGTGTCCGACCCGCTCCAGAAGGTGGTCTTCGGCACCTCGGGGCACCGCGGATCCTCGTTCGACACCGCCTTCAACGAGGACCACATCGCTGCGGTGACGCAGGCGATCGTCGAGTACCGGACGGAGCAGGGCATCACCGGTCCGCTCTTCATCGGCGCCGATACCCACGGCCTCTCGCGCCCTGCGCTGACGACCGCCCTCGAGGTGCTCGTCGCGAACCAGGTGCGCGTGCTCGTCGACGAGTTCGACGACTTCGTGCCCACCCCGGCGCTGAGCCACGCGATCCTCCGCTGGAACAACGACCCGGCGCACACCGACGAGGCCGACGGCATCGTCGTCACCCCGTCGCACAACCCGCCCCGCGACGGCGGCTTCAAGTACAACCCGCCGCACGGCGGACCGGCCGACTCCGACGCCACCACCTGGATCGCGGACCGCGCCAACGAGCTGATCGCCGACGGCAACCGCGGCGTGAAGTCGGCCGAGCCCTCGGCCGTCGAGACGTACGACTTCCGCACCCACTACGTGGCGGACCTGAAGAACATCATCGACATCGACGCGATCAAGAAGGCGGGAGTGCGCATCGGCGCCGATCCGCTGGGCGGCGCCTCCGTGCACTACTGGCAGCTGATCGCCGAGATGTACGAGCTCGACCTGACCGTCGTCAACGGCGAGGTCGACCCGGCCTGGGGCTTCATGACCCTCGACTGGGACGGCAAGATCCGGATGGACCCGTCCTCCCCGAGCGCGATGGCCTCCGTCGTCGCCCGCTCCGGCGACTACGACGTGCTCACCGGCAACGACGCCGACGCCGACCGCCACGGCATCGTCACCCCCGACGGCGGGCTGATGAACCCCAACCACTACCTGGCCGTCGCCATCCAGTACCTGTACACGCACCGCTCCGGCTGGCGCGAGGACGCGGCGATCGGCAAGACGCTGGTCTCCTCCTCGATCATCGACCGCGTCGCCGAGTCGCTCGGCCGCCGCCTCTGGGAGGTGCCGGTCGGCTTCAAGTGGTTCGTCCCGGGCCTCGTCGACGGCTCGGTCGGCTTCGGCGGCGAGGAGTCGGCGGGCGCGTCGTTCCTCCGCTTCGACGGCACCGTGTGGACCACCGACAAGGACGGGATCCTGCTCGCGCTGCTCGCCTCCGAGATCATCGCCGTGACCGGCAAGAGCCCGTCGGCGCTCTACCGCGAGCTGACCGAGCGCTTCGGCGACCCGGTCTACGAGCGCGTCGACGCCGTCGCCACCAAGGCGCAGAAGGCGGCGCTCGGCAAGCTCGACGGAGACGCCATCTCGGCCACCACGCTGGCTGGCGAGGAGATCGTCGCGAAGCTCTCGAAGGCCCCGGGCAACGGCGCGGGCGTCGGAGGCGTGAAGGTCGTCACCGAGAACGCGTGGTTCGCCGCGCGCCCGTCCGGCACCGAGGACGTCTACAAAATCTACGCCGAGTCCTTCCGCGGCCTCGACCACCTCCACGAGGTGCAGGCCGAGGCCCGCACCATCGTCGACGCCGCCCTCGACTCCTAG
- the pheA gene encoding prephenate dehydratase: MPDSASESRVYSYLGPSGTFTEAALAQVPEARGQHWRSVANVGEALGDLVSGRSHGAVIAIENSVEGGVTATQDALARIPGLRIVGEYLVPVSFILVARPGTRLGDVRTVAAHPVAYGQCRQWLDAELPSHEYLPASSNVQATVDLLAGSPADAAIAPPGIVAHHAVDVLAERIGDNPNAVTRFVHVSRTTLLPEPTGADKTSIIAELPADEPGALLEMLEQFATRGVNLSMIQSRPIGDALGRYRFVLDLDGHVADERVADALLGLRRFSPGVIFLGSYPRADRRPVSYVRRYDDEVFIEARDWLRGLLTAEPEVDDD, from the coding sequence ATGCCCGACAGCGCCTCCGAGTCCCGTGTCTACAGCTATCTCGGGCCCTCCGGCACGTTCACCGAGGCGGCGCTCGCGCAGGTCCCGGAGGCACGCGGCCAGCACTGGCGCAGCGTCGCGAACGTGGGCGAGGCGCTGGGCGATCTGGTCTCGGGCCGGAGTCACGGCGCGGTCATCGCGATCGAGAACTCGGTCGAGGGCGGAGTGACGGCCACGCAGGACGCGCTGGCGCGGATCCCGGGGCTGCGCATCGTGGGCGAGTACCTGGTGCCCGTCTCGTTCATCCTGGTGGCGCGGCCGGGGACGCGGCTGGGCGACGTGCGGACCGTGGCCGCGCATCCGGTCGCCTACGGCCAGTGCCGGCAGTGGCTCGACGCCGAGCTGCCCAGCCACGAGTACCTGCCCGCGTCCAGCAACGTGCAGGCGACGGTGGACCTGCTCGCCGGGTCTCCCGCGGACGCCGCCATCGCTCCTCCGGGGATCGTCGCGCACCACGCGGTCGACGTGCTGGCCGAGCGGATCGGCGACAACCCGAACGCCGTCACGCGGTTCGTGCACGTCTCGCGCACGACGCTCCTGCCCGAGCCGACGGGCGCGGACAAGACGAGCATCATCGCGGAGCTGCCGGCGGACGAGCCGGGCGCGCTGCTCGAGATGCTCGAGCAGTTCGCGACCCGCGGAGTGAACCTGAGCATGATCCAGTCGCGGCCGATCGGAGACGCCCTCGGCCGCTACCGGTTCGTGCTGGATCTCGACGGGCACGTGGCCGACGAGCGCGTCGCGGACGCCCTGCTCGGGCTCCGGCGGTTCAGCCCGGGGGTGATCTTCCTGGGTTCCTACCCCCGGGCGGATCGCCGTCCGGTCTCGTACGTGCGACGCTACGACGACGAGGTGTTCATCGAGGCGCGGGACTGGCTGCGCGGACTCCTCACCGCGGAGCCGGAGGTCGACGATGACTGA